The following proteins are encoded in a genomic region of Falsibacillus pallidus:
- a CDS encoding ABC transporter ATP-binding protein: MSFLKAIQIHHSYFTPKTAIKALEDISFEVEEGEFISFLGPSGCGKTTLLSIISGLIQPTSGSIYLENDPLQKKRFSIGYMLQQDYLFPWKNIEENILLGLKLMNQLNNETRAAALGLLNEIGLEGVEKQFPRQLSGGMRQRAALARTLAVNPKLLLLDEPFSALDYQTKLKLEDLVFETLKMYKKTAILVTHDIGEAISMSDRVFLFSAKPGRLHQVFTIPEELRNLTPFQSRSHPLYSELFQTIWKELESLESSPRSTSTPS; the protein is encoded by the coding sequence ATGAGCTTCCTGAAAGCCATCCAAATTCACCACAGTTATTTTACCCCAAAAACGGCGATTAAAGCGCTTGAGGATATCAGCTTTGAAGTGGAGGAAGGAGAATTCATCTCCTTTCTCGGCCCAAGCGGCTGTGGGAAAACAACCTTGCTCTCAATCATTTCAGGGTTGATACAGCCTACTTCGGGAAGCATCTACCTTGAAAATGATCCATTGCAGAAAAAACGCTTTTCAATCGGCTACATGCTTCAGCAGGACTATCTTTTTCCTTGGAAGAACATTGAAGAAAATATATTGCTGGGATTGAAGCTGATGAATCAACTGAACAATGAAACGAGAGCCGCAGCACTAGGGCTATTAAATGAGATCGGACTGGAAGGTGTGGAGAAGCAGTTTCCGAGACAGCTTTCTGGAGGGATGCGCCAAAGGGCAGCACTCGCCAGGACGCTCGCTGTCAATCCAAAGCTTCTGCTGCTTGACGAGCCATTCTCAGCACTAGATTATCAAACAAAATTAAAGCTTGAGGATCTAGTATTCGAGACCTTAAAAATGTACAAAAAGACTGCTATCCTTGTTACCCATGATATAGGTGAAGCCATTTCCATGAGCGACCGCGTTTTTCTATTTTCAGCTAAACCCGGACGGCTTCATCAAGTATTTACCATTCCGGAAGAATTAAGAAACCTTACTCCATTTCAAAGCAGAAGCCATCCGTTATATTCAGAACTGTTCCAGACTATTTGGAAGGAGTTGGAGAGCCTTGAAAGCAGCCCAAGATCAACAAGCACTCCTTCATGA
- a CDS encoding ABC transporter permease, whose translation MKAAQDQQALLHDEFKQKLKNERKWVRFYQVCIFILFFFLWETASRHEWIDPLIFSSPSKVWELLLVKIQDGSLFNHLLFTVTETIVGFLLGTLLGTLFAAILWWSPILSKILDPYLVILNAMPKVALGPILIVALGPGLTSIIAMGTIISVIITTIVIYTAFRGTDPNYIKVMQTFEANRWQIFRDAVLPSSFPSIISTLKVNVGLSWVGVIVGEFLVSSRGLGYMIIYGFQVFNFSLVLLSLLLIAVFATIMYQLVALLEKKLIKDDRE comes from the coding sequence TTGAAAGCAGCCCAAGATCAACAAGCACTCCTTCATGATGAATTTAAACAAAAATTGAAGAATGAACGAAAATGGGTGCGCTTCTATCAAGTCTGCATCTTCATCCTGTTCTTTTTTCTATGGGAAACAGCTAGCCGTCATGAATGGATCGACCCGTTGATATTCAGTTCACCTTCGAAAGTATGGGAATTGCTGCTTGTGAAGATCCAGGATGGGAGCCTGTTCAATCACCTGCTGTTTACGGTGACTGAAACCATAGTAGGCTTTCTTCTTGGAACTCTTTTAGGGACATTGTTTGCAGCCATCCTTTGGTGGTCCCCAATTTTATCCAAAATCCTGGATCCTTATCTCGTCATATTGAATGCCATGCCTAAAGTGGCGCTCGGCCCGATACTTATTGTCGCTTTAGGTCCGGGACTCACATCCATCATTGCAATGGGAACCATCATTTCAGTCATCATCACCACAATTGTCATTTATACAGCATTTCGAGGGACAGATCCCAACTACATTAAAGTGATGCAGACATTTGAAGCAAATCGATGGCAAATTTTCCGCGATGCCGTCCTTCCATCGTCCTTTCCAAGCATCATTTCAACATTGAAAGTGAATGTCGGACTTTCATGGGTAGGGGTTATTGTCGGCGAGTTTCTGGTTTCCTCCCGCGGGTTGGGATACATGATCATTTATGGATTCCAAGTATTCAACTTCAGTCTTGTACTGCTCTCCCTATTGCTCATCGCAGTGTTCGCAACGATTATGTATCAGTTGGTTGCCCTGCTGGAAAAGAAATTAATCAAAGATGACAGGGAATGA
- the ytkD gene encoding RNA deprotection pyrophosphohydrolase, with amino-acid sequence MEKFLDQNGNTVSLCFERDCFNESASHVFVISRFNGEWLLTNHPKRGLEFPGGKQEAGETIEDAAIREVYEETGGIIGFLTYVGEYKVEITESDKQFVKAIFFAEIETIHEKDDYMETRGPVLISGNILDHSQKESYSFNMKDRVLPLSLEMLKNRGILLD; translated from the coding sequence ATGGAAAAATTTCTAGATCAGAATGGAAATACTGTAAGTCTGTGTTTCGAAAGAGATTGTTTTAATGAAAGTGCAAGCCACGTTTTTGTCATCAGTCGATTTAATGGGGAGTGGCTGCTGACGAATCACCCGAAAAGGGGATTGGAATTCCCGGGCGGAAAGCAAGAGGCTGGTGAAACAATAGAAGACGCCGCAATAAGAGAAGTCTATGAAGAAACAGGCGGAATAATCGGGTTCCTTACATATGTAGGAGAGTACAAGGTGGAAATCACAGAATCCGATAAACAATTTGTCAAAGCCATCTTTTTCGCTGAAATCGAAACGATTCATGAAAAGGATGATTATATGGAGACAAGGGGACCTGTCCTGATTTCTGGTAATATATTGGACCACTCACAAAAAGAATCCTATAGTTTCAACATGAAAGACAGGGTGCTGCCATTGTCCTTGGAAATGTTGAAAAACAGGGGGATCTTATTGGATTAA
- a CDS encoding DUF6612 family protein, with protein sequence MKIITSAILVLLLAFSLAACNQTAKQVDSGKRESSEKDSKSTLTLEQVFEKSLDASKDVKSLSAVMDLKQHMESSQQSAPIQTVSHIEMEMVQEPLSLHQKMKMEMGDASGEAGSNALQNYETESYLTKDGFFMFDPTQQKWMKMPKEFSDQIMQMSDYQTNPGEELKKLKQYADDFSFEQDDKHFILKLKASGDKFDQLLKDSMNQMMPEQLKENEGMLKNIKFNGANYEILINKETFLTDALNMTTDIEMKVDDTQSIQMKQEMKGTYSDYNKNLNITVPQDILDNAQEVNF encoded by the coding sequence TTGAAAATAATCACTTCGGCCATCCTGGTGCTGCTGCTTGCATTTTCACTGGCAGCGTGCAATCAAACGGCCAAACAAGTGGATTCCGGAAAAAGGGAATCCTCAGAAAAAGATTCTAAAAGTACTTTAACACTAGAACAAGTTTTTGAAAAATCATTAGATGCTTCAAAAGACGTAAAAAGTCTCTCCGCTGTAATGGATTTAAAGCAGCACATGGAAAGCAGCCAACAATCAGCTCCAATTCAAACGGTTTCTCATATTGAAATGGAAATGGTTCAAGAACCATTGTCCCTACACCAAAAAATGAAAATGGAAATGGGAGATGCATCTGGTGAAGCAGGCAGTAATGCACTCCAAAATTATGAGACGGAGTCCTATTTAACAAAAGATGGATTTTTCATGTTTGACCCAACGCAGCAAAAATGGATGAAGATGCCGAAAGAATTCTCAGATCAGATCATGCAAATGTCTGATTATCAAACAAATCCAGGGGAAGAATTGAAGAAGCTGAAACAGTACGCAGATGATTTTTCATTTGAACAGGATGATAAACACTTCATTTTAAAATTGAAGGCTTCCGGAGATAAATTCGACCAATTATTAAAGGATTCCATGAATCAAATGATGCCGGAACAATTGAAGGAAAATGAAGGAATGCTCAAAAATATCAAGTTCAATGGAGCAAATTACGAAATCCTGATAAATAAAGAAACGTTCCTGACAGATGCTTTGAACATGACAACAGATATCGAAATGAAAGTTGACGATACTCAATCCATCCAAATGAAACAAGAAATGAAAGGGACTTATTCAGATTACAATAAAAATTTGAACATCACAGTCCCGCAGGATATCCTGGATAATGCACAGGAAGTGAATTTCTAA